The following proteins are encoded in a genomic region of Takifugu rubripes chromosome 9, fTakRub1.2, whole genome shotgun sequence:
- the LOC105416959 gene encoding uncharacterized protein C3orf20 isoform X1, producing the protein MDSTGAPKNTPSKPVYFFDQRDQTKKTRDISYFILTNEGSQLGDRSLQTETSEDVGEALCVRRAGDAEPSNLLHRDVLDVYKRDAPQLLNELSLVLSKLEGPSPQGIANILDCTWEDLTAGALVSSRALTLKSAEPVRKAPPNPEAPKKHTPIQEPPKGATFSLLQRSHKHPGWITQPSSDEPDWIRSCQRAMEVLRITRNPMKIKITIEDLNEHLVCHYYDEKAEVRRSSERRALPPGTMPAALRSKPVDLPGERKFHYKFSDGSSFIYYPSGRMAVCHSCSALPCGGFYTNVFSDEGRPAILATVTPFGHGSVTDLSSGTVSAMWDQEGGFKSDQHGILTKEWRWLTGVTQMEKIVLQVSDQISVMLRSGTSATLMFRWNKSRADILLPVVATRYQPEARARLKTDMRFISATARELRKKQRSSTPDPKRKKVSASFQENPQEEPEGLEQWRQGGVSARKVKRLRQRVQNILGDWLDYYRRATGIRCPNLIRMPDARLRNQVRRAVQEADPSFLSTHEHADIKPAQLREDKGLLRPEIMSVSPVLQCSAVPLLFKSSPSCAACPVLLRAALRGEGGHRRCCCSATVMPVVTDLEYDALIVGQPPQSHQILVVCVTLPCQPVSTCPEFDLDVLDQLYGGMNLHRTTPCTQCHLDSFRLVRYEMPTRMFGGGLETLLLHRRHNAAPGMFLMYIHGQLLFLGFVFNAHHRTAKDLLKEICRVRGDYRSGLRLPADYKYSDPVHTSAATVADRPHTRAESAPDPEILRASNLLHPVPEDSPSGL; encoded by the exons ATGGACTCTACTGGTGCGCCGAAAAACACCCCAAGTAAGCCGGTGTATTTTTTTGACCAG CGGGATCAGACTAAAAAGACCAGGGACATTTCCTATTTCATCTTGACAAACGAGGGCTCGCAGTTAGGAGACCGCAG TCTGCAGACTGAAACCAGTGAGGATGTCGGCGAGGCGCTGTGCGTGCGGCGTGCGGGTGACGCGGAACCTTCGAACCTCCTCCATCGGGACGTTTTGGACGTCTACAAACGTGACGCCCCCCAGCTTTTAAACGAGCTGTCTCTCGTTCTATCAAAACTCGAGGGGCCATCTCCTCAAGGGATCGCGAATATTCTGGATTGCACCTGGGAGGATTTGACTGCAGGGGCGCTGGTGAGCAGTCGAGCTCTGACCTTAAAGTCTGCGGAGCCTGTGCGGAAAGCACCTCCGAACCCAGAAGCCCCGAAGAAACACACTCCCATCCAAG AACCCCCCAAAGGTGCAACCTTCTCCTTGTTGCAGAGGAGCCATAAGCATCCAG GTTGGATCACCCAGCCTTCCTCTGATGAGCCTGACTGGATCCGGTCGTGTCAGAGGGCGATGGAGGTCCTGCGGATCACGCGAAATCCTAT GAAAATTAAAATAACGATTGAGGACCTAAATGAGCACCTCGTTTGCCATTATTATGATGAAAAGGCGGAAGTGCGCAGGAGTTCTGAGAGGAGAGCGCTTCCCCCCGGCACCATGCCTGCAGCCCTGCGATCAAAGCCTGTGGACTTGCCAGGAGAGCGGAAATTCCACTACAAGTTCAGCGACGGCTCCTCGTTTATATA CTACCCTTCTGGCCGTATGGCGGTCTGCCACAGCTGCTCGGCTCTGCCCTGTGGAGGCTTCTACACTAACGTGTTCAGTGACGAGGGCCGTCCCGCTATTCTGGCCACCGTCACGCCGTTTGGACACGGGTCTGTCACGGATCTGTCCAG CGGCACCGTTTCAGCCATGTGGGACCAGGAAGGTGGATTTAAGAGTGACCAGCATGGAATCCTAACTAAAGAGTGGAGGTGGCTGACGGGAGTCACGCAGATGGAGAAGATTGTTCTACAA GTGTCCGATCAGATCTCCGTGATGCTCCGCAGTGGCACTTCAGCCACACTCATGTTCAGGTGGAACAAGAGCCGGGCTGATATCCTCCTTCCTGTCGTGGCTACGCGTTACCAGCCAGAGGCCAGA GCTCGTTTGAAGACTGACATGAGGTTTATCTCTGCTACTGCTCGAGAACTGAGGAAGAAGCAAAGATCCAGCACTCCGGACCCCAAAAGGAAGAAG GTGTCTGCGTCCTTCCAGGAAAACCCccaggaggagccagagggccTCGAACAATGGAGACAAGGGGGGGTCTCTGCCAGAAAGGTGAAGAGGCTTCGGCAGCGGGTCCAAAACATTTTGGGCGACTGGTTGGATTATTATCGCAGAGCCACAG GGATCAGATGTCCCAACCTGATCAGGATGCCAGATGCCCGGCTGAGGAACCAGGTGAGGAGAGCAGTACAGGAAGCTGATCCGTCCTTTCTGAGTACACATGAGCATGCGGACATTAAACCCGCCCAACTCAGAGAGGACAAAGGGCTGTTAAG GCCAGAGATTATGTCAGTGAGTCCAGTTTTGCAGTGCTCTGCTGTTCCGCTGCTGTTCaaatcctccccctcctgcgcGGCGTGCCCTGTTTTGCTGAGAGCTGCTTTGCGGGGTGAAGGAGGGCACCGACGATGCTGCTGTAGCGCTACAGTGATGCCCGTGGTGACAGACCTGGAGTATGATGCTCTTATCGTGGGCCAGCCTCCCCAAAGTCATCAGatcctggtggtgtgtgtgactctGCCATGCCAGCCCGTCAGCACATGTCCGGAGTTTGACCTGGATGTGCTGGATCAGCTTTACGGGGGGATGAACTTGCACAGAACAACGCCGTGCACTCAG TGCCATCTGGATTCATTTCGCCTGGTGAGGTATGAGATGCCAACAAGGATGTTCGGCGGGGGCTTAGAGACTTTACTGCTTCATCGGCGCCATAATGCTGCTCCTGGGATGTTCCTG ATGTATATCCACGGACAGCTGCTGTTTCTTGGCTTCGTATTCAATGCCCACCACCGCACAGCGAAAGATCTTCTGAAGGAAATCTGCAGAGTCAGAGGGGACTACCGATCAGGTCTGCGTCTGCCTGCAGACTACAAGTACAG TGATCCAGTCCACACTTCAGCAGCCACAGTTGCTGACAGGCCACATACAAGAGCAG AATCTGCACCTGACCCTGAAATCCTTCGTGCTTCAAATCTCCTTCATCCTGTCCCCGAAGACTCACCTTCTGGCCTCTGA
- the LOC105416959 gene encoding uncharacterized protein C3orf20 isoform X2: protein MDSTGAPKNTPSKPVYFFDQRDQTKKTRDISYFILTNEGSQLGDRSLQTETSEDVGEALCVRRAGDAEPSNLLHRDVLDVYKRDAPQLLNELSLVLSKLEGPSPQGIANILDCTWEDLTAGALVSSRALTLKSAEPVRKAPPNPEAPKKHTPIQEPPKGATFSLLQRSHKHPGWITQPSSDEPDWIRSCQRAMEVLRITRNPMKIKITIEDLNEHLVCHYYDEKAEVRRSSERRALPPGTMPAALRSKPVDLPGERKFHYKFSDGSSFIYYPSGRMAVCHSCSALPCGGFYTNVFSDEGRPAILATVTPFGHGSVTDLSSGTVSAMWDQEGGFKSDQHGILTKEWRWLTGVTQMEKIVLQVSDQISVMLRSGTSATLMFRWNKSRADILLPVVATRYQPEARARLKTDMRFISATARELRKKQRSSTPDPKRKKENPQEEPEGLEQWRQGGVSARKVKRLRQRVQNILGDWLDYYRRATGIRCPNLIRMPDARLRNQVRRAVQEADPSFLSTHEHADIKPAQLREDKGLLRPEIMSVSPVLQCSAVPLLFKSSPSCAACPVLLRAALRGEGGHRRCCCSATVMPVVTDLEYDALIVGQPPQSHQILVVCVTLPCQPVSTCPEFDLDVLDQLYGGMNLHRTTPCTQCHLDSFRLVRYEMPTRMFGGGLETLLLHRRHNAAPGMFLMYIHGQLLFLGFVFNAHHRTAKDLLKEICRVRGDYRSGLRLPADYKYSDPVHTSAATVADRPHTRAESAPDPEILRASNLLHPVPEDSPSGL, encoded by the exons ATGGACTCTACTGGTGCGCCGAAAAACACCCCAAGTAAGCCGGTGTATTTTTTTGACCAG CGGGATCAGACTAAAAAGACCAGGGACATTTCCTATTTCATCTTGACAAACGAGGGCTCGCAGTTAGGAGACCGCAG TCTGCAGACTGAAACCAGTGAGGATGTCGGCGAGGCGCTGTGCGTGCGGCGTGCGGGTGACGCGGAACCTTCGAACCTCCTCCATCGGGACGTTTTGGACGTCTACAAACGTGACGCCCCCCAGCTTTTAAACGAGCTGTCTCTCGTTCTATCAAAACTCGAGGGGCCATCTCCTCAAGGGATCGCGAATATTCTGGATTGCACCTGGGAGGATTTGACTGCAGGGGCGCTGGTGAGCAGTCGAGCTCTGACCTTAAAGTCTGCGGAGCCTGTGCGGAAAGCACCTCCGAACCCAGAAGCCCCGAAGAAACACACTCCCATCCAAG AACCCCCCAAAGGTGCAACCTTCTCCTTGTTGCAGAGGAGCCATAAGCATCCAG GTTGGATCACCCAGCCTTCCTCTGATGAGCCTGACTGGATCCGGTCGTGTCAGAGGGCGATGGAGGTCCTGCGGATCACGCGAAATCCTAT GAAAATTAAAATAACGATTGAGGACCTAAATGAGCACCTCGTTTGCCATTATTATGATGAAAAGGCGGAAGTGCGCAGGAGTTCTGAGAGGAGAGCGCTTCCCCCCGGCACCATGCCTGCAGCCCTGCGATCAAAGCCTGTGGACTTGCCAGGAGAGCGGAAATTCCACTACAAGTTCAGCGACGGCTCCTCGTTTATATA CTACCCTTCTGGCCGTATGGCGGTCTGCCACAGCTGCTCGGCTCTGCCCTGTGGAGGCTTCTACACTAACGTGTTCAGTGACGAGGGCCGTCCCGCTATTCTGGCCACCGTCACGCCGTTTGGACACGGGTCTGTCACGGATCTGTCCAG CGGCACCGTTTCAGCCATGTGGGACCAGGAAGGTGGATTTAAGAGTGACCAGCATGGAATCCTAACTAAAGAGTGGAGGTGGCTGACGGGAGTCACGCAGATGGAGAAGATTGTTCTACAA GTGTCCGATCAGATCTCCGTGATGCTCCGCAGTGGCACTTCAGCCACACTCATGTTCAGGTGGAACAAGAGCCGGGCTGATATCCTCCTTCCTGTCGTGGCTACGCGTTACCAGCCAGAGGCCAGA GCTCGTTTGAAGACTGACATGAGGTTTATCTCTGCTACTGCTCGAGAACTGAGGAAGAAGCAAAGATCCAGCACTCCGGACCCCAAAAGGAAGAAG GAAAACCCccaggaggagccagagggccTCGAACAATGGAGACAAGGGGGGGTCTCTGCCAGAAAGGTGAAGAGGCTTCGGCAGCGGGTCCAAAACATTTTGGGCGACTGGTTGGATTATTATCGCAGAGCCACAG GGATCAGATGTCCCAACCTGATCAGGATGCCAGATGCCCGGCTGAGGAACCAGGTGAGGAGAGCAGTACAGGAAGCTGATCCGTCCTTTCTGAGTACACATGAGCATGCGGACATTAAACCCGCCCAACTCAGAGAGGACAAAGGGCTGTTAAG GCCAGAGATTATGTCAGTGAGTCCAGTTTTGCAGTGCTCTGCTGTTCCGCTGCTGTTCaaatcctccccctcctgcgcGGCGTGCCCTGTTTTGCTGAGAGCTGCTTTGCGGGGTGAAGGAGGGCACCGACGATGCTGCTGTAGCGCTACAGTGATGCCCGTGGTGACAGACCTGGAGTATGATGCTCTTATCGTGGGCCAGCCTCCCCAAAGTCATCAGatcctggtggtgtgtgtgactctGCCATGCCAGCCCGTCAGCACATGTCCGGAGTTTGACCTGGATGTGCTGGATCAGCTTTACGGGGGGATGAACTTGCACAGAACAACGCCGTGCACTCAG TGCCATCTGGATTCATTTCGCCTGGTGAGGTATGAGATGCCAACAAGGATGTTCGGCGGGGGCTTAGAGACTTTACTGCTTCATCGGCGCCATAATGCTGCTCCTGGGATGTTCCTG ATGTATATCCACGGACAGCTGCTGTTTCTTGGCTTCGTATTCAATGCCCACCACCGCACAGCGAAAGATCTTCTGAAGGAAATCTGCAGAGTCAGAGGGGACTACCGATCAGGTCTGCGTCTGCCTGCAGACTACAAGTACAG TGATCCAGTCCACACTTCAGCAGCCACAGTTGCTGACAGGCCACATACAAGAGCAG AATCTGCACCTGACCCTGAAATCCTTCGTGCTTCAAATCTCCTTCATCCTGTCCCCGAAGACTCACCTTCTGGCCTCTGA